The Caulobacter sp. X genome contains the following window.
AACCGACAAACAATTGTTAGCACCAAATATAAAATGATCCCCTGCACCAATTGAAAATTGATCCCCTAATAACTATGAATAAGGTTTCAACACTCAATGTTGGAGCTAAAAGTGTTAGGAGAACTAGAGATGTTTGAATTACAGATAATGTATAAGCAAGGTTATTCCCTTAAAGAAATTAGTAGAGTGACGGGACATTCTATAAATACGGTAAGAAAATATGCTCGAGATAAAAAAGAAAGGTGCTATATAAGAAGTCAACTCCGCATAAGCAAGCTTGAGGAATACAAGAGTTATTTAACAAAAAGGATTAGAGAAGCAAGCCCTCATTGGTTACCCGCTACAGTTTTATACGACGAAATAAAGTTACGAGGTTATAAAGGAAGAATATCGCTGTTAAGAAGTTATTTATCCACTCTCAAACCCAAATCAAAACCACGAGAATTTATAAGATTTGAAACAGAGCCTGGTGAGCAAATGCAGGTGGACTTCGCTCATTTTAAATTTGAGAAAAAGATATTTTATGCTTTTGTAGCAACGCTTGGCTATTCAAGAATGATATTTGTTCGATTTGTTGAAAACCAAAAAATAGAAACGCTTATTCAATGTCATGAAGATGCCTTTGACTATTTTGGTGGAGTTCCTAAGCATTGTCTTTATGACAATATGAAAACAATAATTTTGAATCGAAATGCATTTGGCTCAGGTAAGCATAGACTCCATCGTACCTTTTATGATTTCGCGAAACATTGTGGCTTTAATCCTATTGTGTGTAAGCCTTATCATCCACAAACTAAAGGCAAAGTAGAAAGAGCCATCTCCTATTTACGTTATAGCTTTTATCACCCATTTATTGCTGGGAAAGATAAAGTGAGTTTGGATGAGTTAAATATATCTGTATTGAACTGGCTTAACCTAACTGCAAATCAAAGGACTCATGCAACAACTAAAACAATACCGATGGAGCGATGGGTTATAGAAAAAACCTATTTATCTTCTTTGGTTCACAATT
Protein-coding sequences here:
- the istA gene encoding IS21 family transposase, whose protein sequence is MFELQIMYKQGYSLKEISRVTGHSINTVRKYARDKKERCYIRSQLRISKLEEYKSYLTKRIREASPHWLPATVLYDEIKLRGYKGRISLLRSYLSTLKPKSKPREFIRFETEPGEQMQVDFAHFKFEKKIFYAFVATLGYSRMIFVRFVENQKIETLIQCHEDAFDYFGGVPKHCLYDNMKTIILNRNAFGSGKHRLHRTFYDFAKHCGFNPIVCKPYHPQTKGKVERAISYLRYSFYHPFIAGKDKVSLDELNISVLNWLNLTANQRTHATTKTIPMERWVIEKTYLSSLVHNYSTNYGSERLSITTNTLIMKHNTVSLQHSLSIYDALFIGGA